A single Pseudomonas sp. HN11 DNA region contains:
- a CDS encoding MIP/aquaporin family protein, which translates to MTTALQQPSLSSQCMAEFLGTALLIFFGTGCVAALKVAGASFGLWEISIIWGIGVSMAIYLSAGISGAHLNPAVSIALCIFADFDKRKLPFYILAQIAGAFCSAALVYTLYSNLFFDYEQTHHMVRGTQASLELASVFSTYPHALLSTAQAFLVEMVITAILMGVIMALTDDNNGLPRGPLAPLLIGLLIAVIGSAMGPLTGFAMNPARDFGPKLMTFFAGWGEMAFTGGRDIPYFLVPIFAPIVGACLGAAAYRGLIARHLPSAAPAIDEETPDTAVNGKTRIS; encoded by the coding sequence ATGACAACTGCTCTTCAACAGCCTTCACTTTCGAGCCAATGCATGGCCGAATTCCTGGGGACTGCGCTTCTGATCTTCTTCGGTACAGGATGTGTCGCTGCGCTCAAAGTCGCGGGTGCCAGCTTTGGCTTGTGGGAAATCAGTATCATCTGGGGGATCGGCGTCAGCATGGCGATTTACCTGAGCGCCGGGATTTCCGGGGCTCACCTTAACCCGGCCGTCAGTATTGCGCTGTGTATTTTCGCTGATTTCGACAAGCGCAAACTGCCCTTCTATATCCTCGCCCAGATCGCCGGTGCCTTTTGCTCGGCAGCCTTGGTCTACACGCTCTACAGCAACCTCTTTTTCGATTACGAACAAACCCACCACATGGTACGCGGCACCCAGGCCAGCCTGGAATTGGCGTCGGTGTTCTCCACCTACCCCCATGCGCTGCTGAGCACCGCCCAAGCGTTCCTGGTGGAAATGGTCATCACCGCCATCCTGATGGGCGTGATCATGGCCCTTACCGATGACAACAACGGTCTGCCCCGTGGGCCCCTGGCCCCGTTGCTGATCGGCCTGCTGATTGCAGTGATCGGCAGTGCCATGGGCCCGTTGACCGGCTTTGCGATGAACCCGGCGCGGGATTTCGGGCCCAAGCTGATGACCTTTTTCGCGGGCTGGGGTGAAATGGCCTTTACCGGTGGCCGCGATATTCCTTACTTCCTGGTGCCGATCTTCGCGCCGATCGTCGGCGCATGCCTGGGTGCTGCGGCCTACCGCGGGCTGATTGCCCGTCATCTGCCGAGTGCGGCACCTGCTATAGATGAAGAAACACCTGACACGGCTGTCAACGGCAAGACCCGTATTTCCTGA